One Phaseolus vulgaris cultivar G19833 chromosome 11, P. vulgaris v2.0, whole genome shotgun sequence genomic window carries:
- the LOC137821586 gene encoding double-stranded RNA-binding protein 4-like — translation MASSPFDSAPSLPAVPVSVPVLVPVASQSPEQLMHKNRLQEFAQRYNIALPLYQSNNEGQQHAPRFRSKVWVDGMSYISQSTFSHRKTAEQDAARLALKCLSKRTRDEAPSLDCEVCCCKIFGVGVGVDFSRYNFS, via the exons ATGGCTTCATCTCCTTTCGACTCTGCTCCTTCTCTACCTGCAGTTCCGGTTTCTGTTCCTGTTCTCGTTCCCGTTGCTTCTCAGTCTCCTG AACAATTGATGCATAAAAATCGCTTACAAGAGTTTGCTCAGAGGTATAACATTGCACTTCCCTTATATCAATCTAACAACGAGGGACAACAACATGCTCCAAGATTTAGGTCAAAGGTGTGGGTGGATGGAATGAGTTACATTTCCCAATCTACTTTTTCCCACAGGAAAACTGCTGAACAGGATGCTGCCAGACTTGCCTTGAAGTGCCTCTCTAAAAGGACAAGAGATGAAGCACCATCTCTTGATTGTGAGGTGTGTTGTTGCAAAATttttggtgttggtgttggtgttgaTTTCAGTAGGTACAACTTCAGTTGA